The following proteins are co-located in the Frigidibacter mobilis genome:
- a CDS encoding alpha/beta fold hydrolase yields the protein MTLSHFTTSDGLRLAYDDRGTGLPLLCLPGLTRNMDDFDTLLEPLAGRCRLIRMDYRGRGRSDYDPDFNNYNLLREAHDVVELLDHLGLAQVAILGTSRGGLIAMALAAGFPQRLTGVILNDIGPVVGTAGLARIMEYVGKTPPQPDLDTLADAMVRQTTGEFPGVTAQVWHRHVAHWFAERPEGGLSLRYDPALHKALLAQAATGALQDMWVFFDALKAFPLAVIRGANSDILSAETLAEMRRRHPVMLVAEIADRGHVPFLDEPEALALIGAFLDTLPPLPQGSPA from the coding sequence ATGACCCTTTCCCATTTCACCACCTCCGACGGCCTCCGCCTGGCCTATGACGACCGCGGAACCGGCCTGCCCCTGCTCTGCCTGCCGGGCCTGACCCGCAACATGGACGATTTCGACACGCTGCTGGAGCCGCTGGCGGGGCGCTGCCGGCTGATCCGCATGGATTACCGTGGCCGCGGCCGTTCCGATTACGACCCCGACTTCAACAACTACAACCTGCTGCGCGAGGCGCATGACGTGGTGGAGCTGCTGGATCATCTGGGGTTGGCACAGGTGGCAATCCTCGGCACCTCGCGCGGGGGACTGATTGCAATGGCGCTGGCGGCGGGGTTTCCGCAGCGGCTGACGGGGGTGATCCTCAACGATATCGGGCCGGTGGTCGGCACTGCCGGGCTGGCGCGGATCATGGAGTATGTCGGCAAGACCCCGCCCCAGCCGGACCTCGACACCCTGGCCGACGCGATGGTGCGGCAGACGACCGGCGAGTTTCCGGGCGTGACGGCACAGGTCTGGCACAGGCATGTGGCGCATTGGTTTGCCGAGCGGCCCGAGGGCGGGCTCTCCCTGCGCTATGACCCTGCCCTGCACAAGGCGCTGCTCGCGCAGGCGGCGACCGGGGCGCTGCAGGACATGTGGGTGTTCTTCGACGCGCTGAAGGCCTTTCCGCTGGCGGTGATCCGCGGCGCCAACTCCGACATCCTGTCGGCCGAGACGCTGGCCGAGATGCGCCGGCGGCATCCGGTAATGCTCGTCGCCGAGATCGCGGACCGCGGCCATGTGCCCTTCCTCGACGAACCCGAGGCGCTGGCCCTGATCGGCGCATTCCTCGATACCCTCCCTCCCCTGCCCCAAGGATCCCCCGCATGA
- a CDS encoding serine hydrolase domain-containing protein — translation MTLPLLSRRAFALSAAAALAAPALHAQPAPRFARSLAAARGLGQLHSLCIAQNGQTLLAEAIRGPSPDRAVNVKSVSKTLVASLTGAVIGSGAIPGPDARLGDLAPGLIPNGADPRVADLTVADLLTMQTGLERTSGGNYGAWVSSSDWVADALARPMVGRPGNGMLYSTGSYHILGALLSEVTGDSLLTLARRHLGEPLGVRIDAWTQDPQGRYMGGNNMALSPRAMLAFGEAWRTGGAGPEGRLVPADWVTASWTPRTRSAFSGDDYGYGWFLFTAAGSRVAYARGYGGQMIYVLPGHALTVAVTSDESQPARSEGHAGALKRLLTEVIVPEAMA, via the coding sequence ATGACCTTGCCCCTCCTCTCCCGCCGCGCCTTCGCGCTGTCTGCCGCCGCCGCGCTCGCCGCCCCCGCCCTGCACGCACAGCCTGCGCCGCGCTTTGCCCGCAGCCTGGCCGCCGCGCGCGGGCTGGGCCAGCTTCACAGCCTCTGCATCGCACAGAACGGCCAGACCCTGCTGGCCGAGGCGATCCGCGGCCCCTCGCCGGACCGGGCGGTGAATGTGAAATCGGTGTCGAAAACGCTGGTCGCCTCGCTGACCGGCGCGGTGATCGGCAGCGGCGCGATCCCGGGCCCGGACGCCCGGTTGGGGGATCTCGCCCCGGGGCTGATCCCGAACGGCGCCGACCCGCGTGTGGCGGACCTGACGGTGGCGGACCTGCTGACAATGCAGACGGGGTTGGAGCGCACCTCGGGCGGCAATTACGGTGCCTGGGTCAGCAGCAGCGACTGGGTGGCCGACGCGCTGGCGCGGCCGATGGTCGGGCGGCCGGGCAACGGGATGCTCTACTCCACCGGCAGCTATCACATCCTCGGCGCGCTCTTGTCCGAGGTGACGGGCGACAGCCTGCTGACGCTGGCGCGGCGGCACCTGGGCGAGCCACTTGGGGTGCGCATCGACGCCTGGACCCAAGATCCGCAGGGCCGCTACATGGGCGGCAACAACATGGCGCTGTCGCCGCGGGCGATGCTGGCCTTCGGCGAGGCCTGGCGCACCGGCGGGGCGGGGCCAGAGGGGCGGCTGGTGCCGGCGGATTGGGTCACGGCCTCCTGGACCCCGCGCACCCGCTCGGCGTTTTCAGGCGATGACTATGGCTATGGCTGGTTCCTGTTCACCGCGGCCGGCAGCCGCGTCGCCTATGCGCGCGGCTATGGCGGGCAGATGATCTATGTACTGCCCGGCCACGCGCTGACCGTCGCCGTCACCTCGGACGAGAGCCAGCCCGCCCGGTCCGAGGGCCATGCCGGCGCGCTGAAGCGGTTGCTGACCGAGGTGATCGTGCCCGAGGCGATGGCTTAA
- a CDS encoding aspartate aminotransferase family protein, translated as MTASERAAPGAPGTDLVARRARLLGPNVPTFYEDPVHVVRGEGVWLWDAAGRRYLDCYNNVPHVGHCHPKVVEAIARQAGLLNTHTRYLHEGILEYGERLVGKLGHDLQQIIMVCTGSEANDIALRMAQAVTGHTGVIATDNTYHGNTAAVSHLSTRRPPIGGYPSHVRRVPAPDGLLPLGGSEQAQPVAFAANVSRAIEELQAAGHGFAGLMLCPVFANEGMPGVGPGFLAPTVEVVRRAGGLILCDEVQPGFGRTGSHFWGHDWLGFAPDVVTMGKPMGNGHPVAAVVTRPDVMAAFRNAFGYFNTFGGNPVSCAAALAVLEVIEEEGLVQNAHDVGAYTLGLMRALRHPLIHDVRGLGLFFAVEFAQGGRAAAGFCGQVVERMRERGVLLGRVGRQQHILKLRPPMPFSRENADLAIGTLAEVLAELDAEAAA; from the coding sequence ATGACAGCGAGTGAACGCGCGGCGCCAGGCGCGCCGGGGACCGATCTTGTGGCACGGCGCGCGCGGCTGTTGGGGCCGAACGTGCCGACCTTCTACGAAGATCCCGTGCATGTGGTGCGGGGGGAAGGCGTCTGGCTGTGGGATGCGGCCGGGCGGCGCTACCTCGATTGCTACAACAACGTCCCGCATGTGGGCCATTGCCACCCGAAGGTGGTGGAGGCGATTGCCCGGCAGGCGGGGCTGCTGAACACCCATACCCGCTATCTGCACGAGGGCATCCTTGAGTATGGCGAGCGGCTGGTGGGCAAGCTCGGCCATGACCTGCAGCAGATCATCATGGTCTGCACCGGGTCCGAGGCCAATGACATCGCGCTGCGCATGGCGCAGGCGGTGACGGGGCATACCGGGGTCATCGCCACCGACAACACCTATCACGGCAACACCGCGGCGGTCAGCCACCTGTCCACCCGCCGCCCGCCGATCGGCGGCTATCCCAGCCATGTGCGGCGGGTGCCGGCGCCTGACGGGCTTTTGCCGCTGGGGGGCAGCGAGCAGGCGCAGCCGGTGGCCTTTGCCGCCAATGTCTCGCGCGCCATCGAGGAGTTGCAGGCGGCGGGGCACGGCTTTGCCGGGCTGATGCTGTGCCCGGTCTTCGCCAATGAGGGGATGCCGGGCGTGGGGCCGGGCTTCCTTGCGCCCACGGTCGAGGTGGTGCGCCGCGCCGGGGGGCTGATCCTGTGCGACGAGGTGCAGCCCGGGTTCGGCCGCACCGGCAGCCATTTCTGGGGCCATGACTGGCTAGGCTTCGCGCCCGATGTGGTGACGATGGGCAAGCCGATGGGCAATGGCCATCCGGTTGCGGCGGTGGTGACGCGGCCCGACGTGATGGCGGCGTTCCGCAACGCCTTCGGCTATTTCAACACCTTCGGCGGCAACCCGGTCAGCTGCGCGGCGGCGCTGGCGGTGCTGGAGGTGATCGAGGAGGAAGGGCTGGTGCAGAACGCCCATGACGTGGGCGCCTATACGCTGGGGCTGATGCGGGCGCTGCGGCATCCGCTGATCCATGACGTGCGCGGCCTTGGCCTGTTCTTCGCGGTGGAGTTCGCGCAGGGCGGCCGGGCGGCGGCCGGGTTCTGCGGGCAGGTGGTGGAGCGGATGCGCGAGCGGGGGGTGTTGCTGGGCCGGGTCGGGCGGCAGCAGCATATCCTGAAGCTGCGCCCGCCGATGCCCTTCAGCCGCGAGAACGCGGACCTCGCCATCGGCACCCTTGCCGAGGTGCTGGCCGAGCTGGATGCAGAGGCGGCCGCATGA
- a CDS encoding aminotransferase class IV, translated as MTDMSRGAAYLNGEFMPLAEARIPVTHWGYRRSDVTYDVVGVRDGAFFRLEDHLRRFRASMTRLRMAPPESDDRIRAILHRVVALSGLRDAYVAMDCLRASPAPGAPRHPAYAPSYLMCYAVPWVWVASPEMIDRGMHLMIPKVRRIPPESFDPRVKNFHWGDLTEGQFEALDAGADFAVLLDGAGNVTEGPGFNVFCVIGGVVATPATGALDGITRASVMELCAELGLPLELRDIPAEEFRAADEIFGCTTAGGIMPAARIDGRRMNNDAPGPVSTALKDLFWKKRATGWHATPVDYAAAG; from the coding sequence ATGACCGACATGTCCCGGGGCGCCGCCTACCTGAATGGCGAGTTCATGCCGCTGGCCGAGGCCAGGATCCCCGTCACCCATTGGGGCTATCGCCGCTCGGACGTGACCTATGACGTGGTCGGCGTGCGGGACGGCGCCTTCTTCCGGCTGGAGGATCACCTGCGCCGCTTCCGCGCCTCGATGACCCGGCTGCGGATGGCGCCGCCGGAAAGCGATGACCGGATCCGCGCCATCCTGCACCGGGTGGTCGCCCTCTCGGGCCTGCGCGATGCCTATGTGGCGATGGACTGCCTGCGCGCCAGCCCGGCCCCCGGCGCGCCGCGCCACCCGGCCTACGCGCCAAGCTACCTCATGTGCTACGCCGTGCCCTGGGTCTGGGTCGCCAGCCCCGAGATGATCGACCGCGGGATGCACCTGATGATCCCAAAGGTCCGCCGAATCCCCCCCGAGAGTTTCGATCCGCGGGTGAAGAACTTCCACTGGGGCGACCTGACCGAAGGCCAGTTCGAGGCGCTGGATGCGGGTGCCGATTTCGCCGTGCTGCTGGACGGTGCCGGCAATGTGACCGAAGGCCCGGGCTTCAACGTGTTCTGCGTCATCGGCGGCGTGGTCGCCACGCCCGCCACCGGCGCGCTCGATGGCATCACCCGCGCCTCGGTGATGGAGCTCTGCGCCGAGCTTGGCCTGCCGCTGGAGCTGCGCGACATTCCGGCCGAGGAATTCCGTGCCGCGGATGAGATCTTCGGTTGCACCACAGCGGGCGGGATCATGCCTGCTGCCCGCATCGACGGGCGCCGCATGAACAATGACGCGCCGGGGCCGGTCTCCACCGCACTCAAGGACCTGTTCTGGAAGAAGCGGGCGACGGGCTGGCATGCCACTCCGGTGGACTACGCCGCAGCGGGCTGA
- a CDS encoding entericidin A/B family lipoprotein, with translation MTRLAFAFLALASLAACETMQGAGRDIQNTGQALQSEAAQTQAQM, from the coding sequence ATGACCCGTCTTGCCTTTGCCTTCCTGGCGCTTGCCAGCCTTGCCGCCTGCGAAACCATGCAGGGTGCCGGCCGCGATATCCAGAACACCGGACAGGCCCTTCAGTCCGAGGCCGCGCAGACCCAGGCGCAGATGTAG
- a CDS encoding haloacid dehalogenase type II, with protein sequence MPIKLCVFDAYGTLFDVSAAARHAAQEPGGEALARHWPRLAEDWRRKQLEYTWLRSLMGRHADFRTVTAEALDWALEAAGLSGDLHPRLMALYDRLDAYPEVPGMLAALKARGLATAILSNGTPAMLAGAVGHAAIGGLLDDCLSVEAVGIFKPDPRVYALAPLRFGCTPAEVLFVSSNGWDVAGAGSFGFTTVWVNRAGLPQDRLPSRPDHMLPDLSGLPALLETP encoded by the coding sequence ATGCCGATCAAGCTTTGCGTTTTCGATGCCTATGGCACGTTGTTCGACGTCTCCGCCGCCGCCCGCCATGCGGCGCAGGAGCCGGGCGGCGAGGCTTTGGCGCGGCATTGGCCGCGGCTGGCCGAGGACTGGCGCCGCAAGCAGCTGGAATATACCTGGCTGCGCAGCCTGATGGGCCGGCACGCGGATTTCCGCACCGTCACTGCCGAGGCGCTGGACTGGGCGCTGGAGGCGGCGGGGCTTTCCGGCGACCTGCACCCCCGGCTGATGGCGCTCTATGACCGGCTTGACGCCTATCCCGAGGTGCCGGGAATGCTGGCGGCGCTGAAGGCCCGGGGCCTTGCCACCGCGATCCTGTCGAACGGCACGCCCGCGATGCTGGCGGGCGCCGTCGGCCATGCGGCCATCGGCGGGCTGCTGGATGACTGCCTGTCGGTCGAGGCGGTGGGCATCTTCAAGCCCGATCCCCGCGTCTATGCGCTGGCGCCCCTCCGCTTCGGCTGTACGCCCGCCGAAGTGCTGTTCGTCTCCTCCAACGGCTGGGACGTGGCCGGCGCCGGTAGCTTTGGCTTCACCACTGTCTGGGTAAACCGCGCGGGGCTGCCGCAAGACCGGCTGCCAAGCCGCCCCGACCACATGCTGCCGGACCTGTCCGGCCTGCCCGCCCTGCTGGAGACACCATGA
- a CDS encoding phosphotransferase enzyme family protein, whose protein sequence is MTDAEALALAGRALALWGGGAEVPRLVKNRENIVFEVRLAQGRHAALRLHRPGYQTAAGIESELLWMQGLAAAGLLVPAPVPALSGALVEALDGRCLSCVGWLAGAPLGTAEAPLPGNAAGQAAMMHDLGGLVARLHEATDAMALPEGFARPSWDEEGLLGEAPLWGGSGTARPLRRASAR, encoded by the coding sequence ATGACCGATGCCGAGGCGCTGGCACTGGCAGGGCGGGCGCTGGCGCTGTGGGGCGGCGGGGCCGAAGTGCCCCGGCTGGTGAAGAACCGCGAGAATATCGTGTTCGAGGTACGGCTGGCGCAGGGCCGGCACGCGGCGCTGCGGTTGCACCGGCCCGGCTATCAAACCGCGGCCGGGATCGAGAGCGAATTGCTGTGGATGCAGGGGCTGGCGGCGGCGGGGCTGCTTGTGCCGGCGCCGGTGCCGGCGCTGTCGGGCGCGCTGGTCGAGGCCTTGGACGGGCGCTGCCTGTCCTGCGTCGGCTGGCTGGCCGGTGCGCCGCTTGGCACGGCCGAGGCGCCGCTGCCGGGCAATGCCGCCGGGCAGGCGGCGATGATGCATGATCTGGGCGGGCTGGTTGCACGGCTGCACGAGGCGACCGATGCGATGGCGCTGCCCGAGGGCTTTGCCCGGCCCAGCTGGGACGAGGAAGGGCTGCTGGGAGAGGCCCCGCTCTGGGGCGGTTCTGGGACAGCCCGGCCTTTGCGCCGGGCGAGCGCGCGCTGA
- a CDS encoding mandelate racemase/muconate lactonizing enzyme family protein: MKLKDLEIFVVAPPAPGWGGRYWIFPKITTDDGITGYGECYASTVGPKAMVAVIEDVFARHMQGSSPEDVEMMFRRAYSSGFTQRPDPTVIGAFSGLEIACWDILGKARNRPVWALLGGCVNERLRSYTYLYPGPGDDPVNFWVDADATAEAAARAVAQGFTAVKFDPAGPYTLRGGHEPAFSDITRSAEFCAKIRQAVGERADLLFGTHGQFSVAGAIRMGQAIEAYKPLWYEEPIPPDATLDLAEVARAVRVPIATGERLTTKGEFAAVLRAGASRILQPALGRAGGIWEGKKIAAVAEVFTAQLAPHLYAGPVEWAANLHLGASIPNLLMVETIETGGAFHMALTGNRLHWEDGYVTAPTGPGLGIEFDEDLARAHPYDGSRLHLEMQEAPCDYRRPNRFEGGAPRTGEPA, encoded by the coding sequence ATGAAGCTCAAGGACCTCGAGATCTTCGTCGTCGCGCCCCCCGCCCCCGGTTGGGGCGGGCGCTACTGGATCTTTCCGAAGATCACCACCGATGACGGGATCACCGGTTATGGCGAGTGCTACGCCTCCACCGTCGGGCCGAAAGCGATGGTCGCGGTGATCGAGGATGTGTTCGCGCGGCACATGCAGGGATCGTCCCCCGAAGACGTCGAGATGATGTTCCGCCGCGCCTATTCCTCGGGCTTCACCCAGCGGCCCGACCCCACGGTGATCGGCGCCTTCTCGGGGCTGGAGATCGCCTGCTGGGACATCCTGGGCAAGGCCCGTAACCGCCCGGTCTGGGCGCTGCTGGGGGGCTGCGTGAACGAGCGACTGCGCAGCTACACCTACCTTTATCCGGGCCCCGGCGATGACCCCGTCAACTTCTGGGTCGATGCCGATGCCACCGCCGAGGCCGCGGCGCGCGCCGTCGCGCAGGGCTTCACCGCGGTGAAGTTCGATCCCGCCGGTCCCTACACCCTCCGCGGCGGGCATGAGCCGGCCTTCTCCGACATCACCCGCTCCGCCGAGTTCTGCGCAAAGATCCGCCAGGCGGTGGGCGAGCGCGCCGACCTTCTGTTCGGCACCCACGGCCAGTTCAGCGTGGCAGGTGCGATCCGCATGGGACAGGCGATCGAGGCCTACAAGCCGCTGTGGTATGAAGAACCGATCCCGCCCGACGCCACCCTCGATCTGGCCGAGGTGGCGCGTGCGGTGCGGGTGCCCATCGCCACCGGCGAGCGGCTGACCACCAAGGGCGAGTTCGCCGCCGTGCTGCGCGCCGGCGCCAGCCGCATCCTGCAGCCCGCACTCGGCCGCGCCGGGGGCATCTGGGAGGGCAAGAAGATCGCCGCCGTCGCCGAGGTGTTCACCGCGCAGCTGGCCCCGCACCTTTATGCCGGGCCGGTGGAATGGGCCGCCAACCTGCATCTGGGCGCCTCGATCCCCAACCTGCTGATGGTGGAAACCATCGAGACCGGCGGCGCCTTCCACATGGCGCTGACCGGCAACCGCCTGCACTGGGAAGACGGCTATGTGACCGCCCCCACCGGCCCCGGCCTCGGCATCGAGTTCGACGAGGACCTCGCCCGCGCCCATCCCTATGACGGCAGCCGCCTGCATCTGGAAATGCAGGAGGCGCCTTGCGACTATCGCCGCCCCAACCGCTTCGAGGGCGGTGCGCCGCGGACCGGAGAGCCCGCATGA
- the arfB gene encoding alternative ribosome rescue aminoacyl-tRNA hydrolase ArfB produces MLRITETLALADWELSESFTRSQGPGGQNVNKVETAVELRFEAERSPHLPGPVKTRLKRLAGRRWTTDGAIVIRAEETRSQARNRELARERLVELIRQALVAPKRRIATKPTLGSQRRRLTAKAVRGEVKSLRGKIDDSE; encoded by the coding sequence ATGCTGCGCATCACCGAGACCCTTGCCCTGGCCGACTGGGAGCTGTCCGAGTCCTTCACCCGCTCGCAAGGGCCGGGAGGGCAGAACGTCAACAAGGTCGAGACCGCGGTGGAACTGCGCTTCGAGGCGGAACGCAGCCCGCATCTGCCCGGCCCGGTCAAGACCCGGCTGAAGCGGCTGGCGGGGCGGCGCTGGACCACGGACGGCGCCATCGTGATCCGCGCCGAGGAGACGCGCAGCCAGGCCCGCAACCGGGAGCTGGCGCGCGAACGGCTGGTCGAGCTGATCCGGCAGGCGCTGGTGGCGCCCAAGCGGCGGATTGCGACCAAGCCGACATTGGGCAGCCAGCGCCGGCGCCTGACCGCCAAGGCGGTACGCGGCGAGGTGAAGTCGCTGAGGGGGAAGATTGATGACAGCGAGTGA
- a CDS encoding outer membrane protein, with amino-acid sequence MTLSKYSLPLLAAAGATLALPALAGGLTEPVYEAAPVYAPAPVAAPSNWAGGYAGVFLGYADDDVDITDDAGLSPDSQPNPTGGLVGLTGGYNFQSGNWVYGVEADIAKANLSDNGSFDLSTDEYDVEINSMATLRGRIGYDMGRWMPYATVGFAAADADYAFESGGTTVYDDNNTMTGYSAGFGAEYAINDNWSAKGEYLYTNLEGRFQAGGLGESADVDHEIHAVRAGLNYRF; translated from the coding sequence ATGACCCTTTCCAAGTATTCGCTTCCCCTCCTTGCCGCCGCAGGCGCCACCCTGGCGCTGCCCGCCCTCGCCGGCGGCCTGACCGAGCCGGTCTATGAAGCGGCGCCGGTCTACGCACCTGCGCCCGTCGCCGCTCCCTCGAACTGGGCCGGCGGCTATGCAGGCGTGTTCCTCGGCTATGCCGATGACGATGTCGACATCACCGATGACGCAGGCCTGTCGCCCGACAGCCAGCCCAATCCCACCGGCGGCCTTGTCGGTCTGACCGGCGGCTACAACTTCCAGTCCGGCAACTGGGTCTACGGTGTCGAGGCCGATATCGCCAAGGCCAACCTCAGCGACAATGGCAGCTTCGACCTTTCGACCGACGAATACGATGTCGAGATCAACTCGATGGCCACCCTGCGCGGCCGCATCGGCTATGACATGGGCCGCTGGATGCCCTATGCGACCGTCGGCTTTGCCGCCGCGGATGCCGACTATGCCTTCGAGTCGGGCGGCACGACGGTTTATGACGACAACAACACCATGACCGGTTACTCGGCCGGCTTCGGCGCCGAATATGCGATCAACGACAACTGGTCGGCCAAGGGTGAATATCTCTACACCAACCTCGAAGGCCGCTTCCAGGCTGGCGGCCTGGGCGAGAGCGCCGATGTGGACCATGAAATCCACGCCGTGCGTGCGGGTCTGAACTACCGCTTCTGA
- a CDS encoding NUDIX hydrolase — MRWGAALLAGVTALMGRRPPRLQVAALCLRERGGVQEVLLITSLDTGRWVLPKGWPMRGRSLGGAALREAWEEAGVNGAVTHEPLGHYGYAKRSRAGLARRVKVAVYPVQVRRMERGYPEEGRRKLAWVTPAKAAALVREPELAALLAELPARLAVVPEGGGP, encoded by the coding sequence GTGAGGTGGGGGGCGGCACTGCTGGCCGGGGTGACCGCGCTGATGGGCCGGCGGCCGCCGCGGCTGCAGGTGGCGGCGCTGTGTCTGCGCGAGCGGGGCGGCGTGCAGGAGGTGCTGCTGATTACCAGCCTCGATACCGGCCGCTGGGTGCTGCCCAAGGGCTGGCCGATGCGCGGGCGCAGCCTGGGCGGGGCGGCGCTGCGCGAGGCCTGGGAGGAGGCGGGGGTGAACGGCGCCGTCACGCATGAGCCGCTGGGGCATTACGGCTACGCCAAGCGCAGCCGCGCCGGGCTGGCGCGGCGGGTGAAGGTGGCGGTCTACCCGGTGCAGGTGCGGCGGATGGAAAGGGGCTATCCCGAAGAGGGGCGGCGCAAGCTGGCCTGGGTGACACCCGCCAAGGCGGCGGCGCTGGTCAGGGAGCCGGAGCTTGCGGCGCTGCTGGCGGAGCTTCCCGCGCGATTGGCAGTTGTCCCGGAAGGCGGAGGCCCGTAA
- a CDS encoding inorganic phosphate transporter, with translation MTRWKALDKDLDRIGALEEGALFVSRPLVAPGLALVFIVLAALVSALVIGFSHSALIVIAAAAVGAYMALNIGANDVANNMGPAVGSNALSMGWALAIAAVFETLGAVLAGGEVVATISAGIVAPGAVADPQVFIWLMMAALIAAAVWINLATLLGAPVSTTHSVVGAVAGAGVAAAGFAAVNWAQLGAIAASWITSPALAGMVAALILAFIKARIMYVEDKLAAARLWVPVLIGVMAGTFATYLAMMGLSRIWAVHPLAALVIGLGVGLTGWAVAQPLVQRQAAGMENRRRSLRRLFAAPLILSAALLSFAHGANDVANAVGPLAAIVQIVRSGDVVAAVLIPAWVTGIGAIGISLGLILFGPKLIRLVGTEITRLNPMRAYCVALGAALTVILASWMGLPVSTTHTAVGAVFGVGFYREWHTARRRRALGRSLGQAPGEADPPEEHRRRKLVRRSHVVTVVAAWVVTVPASGVLAAAVFLALRGLAG, from the coding sequence ATGACCCGCTGGAAAGCCCTCGACAAGGATCTGGACCGTATCGGTGCGCTGGAGGAAGGCGCGCTGTTCGTCTCGCGCCCGCTGGTGGCGCCGGGGCTGGCACTGGTGTTCATCGTGCTGGCAGCGCTGGTGTCGGCGCTGGTGATCGGCTTCTCGCATTCGGCGCTGATCGTGATCGCGGCGGCGGCGGTGGGGGCCTATATGGCGCTGAACATCGGCGCCAATGACGTGGCCAACAACATGGGCCCGGCGGTGGGCTCGAACGCGCTGAGCATGGGGTGGGCGCTGGCGATCGCCGCGGTGTTCGAGACGCTGGGGGCGGTGCTGGCCGGCGGCGAGGTGGTGGCGACGATCTCGGCCGGAATCGTGGCGCCGGGGGCGGTGGCCGATCCGCAGGTGTTCATCTGGCTGATGATGGCGGCGCTGATCGCGGCGGCGGTCTGGATCAACCTGGCGACGCTGCTGGGAGCGCCGGTCTCGACCACGCATTCGGTGGTGGGGGCGGTTGCGGGCGCGGGGGTCGCGGCGGCGGGGTTTGCGGCGGTGAACTGGGCGCAGCTCGGCGCCATCGCCGCAAGCTGGATCACCTCGCCGGCGCTGGCGGGCATGGTCGCGGCGCTGATCCTGGCCTTCATCAAGGCCCGGATCATGTATGTCGAGGACAAGCTGGCCGCGGCTCGGCTGTGGGTGCCGGTTCTGATCGGGGTGATGGCGGGCACCTTTGCCACCTATCTGGCGATGATGGGGCTCAGCCGGATCTGGGCCGTCCATCCGCTGGCCGCGCTGGTGATCGGCCTGGGCGTGGGGCTGACAGGCTGGGCGGTGGCGCAGCCGCTGGTGCAGCGGCAGGCGGCGGGGATGGAAAACCGGCGGCGGTCGCTGCGCAGGCTGTTCGCGGCGCCGCTGATCCTGTCGGCGGCGCTGCTGTCCTTCGCGCATGGCGCCAATGACGTGGCCAATGCGGTGGGGCCGCTGGCGGCCATCGTGCAGATCGTCAGGTCCGGCGATGTGGTGGCGGCAGTGCTGATCCCGGCCTGGGTGACGGGAATCGGTGCCATCGGCATCTCGCTGGGGCTGATCCTGTTCGGGCCGAAGCTGATCCGGCTTGTGGGGACCGAGATCACCCGGCTGAACCCGATGCGCGCCTATTGCGTGGCGCTTGGGGCGGCGCTTACGGTGATCCTGGCATCATGGATGGGCCTGCCGGTCAGCACCACACACACCGCCGTGGGCGCGGTCTTCGGCGTGGGGTTCTACCGCGAGTGGCACACTGCCCGGCGAAGGCGCGCCCTGGGGCGCAGCCTGGGCCAGGCGCCAGGCGAGGCCGACCCGCCGGAAGAGCATCGCCGCCGCAAGCTGGTGCGCCGCTCGCATGTGGTGACGGTGGTTGCGGCCTGGGTGGTGACGGTGCCCGCCTCGGGGGTGCTGGCGGCAGCGGTGTTCCTGGCGCTGCGCGGGCTGGCGGGGTGA